The following proteins come from a genomic window of Myxococcus stipitatus:
- a CDS encoding DUF6884 domain-containing protein, with the protein MSSLPCCSPARPTRCFRCRAPAQVSDTILSDGSLELPSASTARAARLSRLGRPVRLALLSCSKSKRTRASRAHTLYTGPFFRAAFDVAAAFADELVILSARHHIVEPHQVLEPYDYSFADMRKPERVAWRTRCTTLLRHRFHSHAVECLFLGGEDYQLDWHLLPRWTIRSPIDRVVGVGNRIAALRDCVVKLAIKESGA; encoded by the coding sequence ATGTCGTCCCTCCCCTGCTGTTCGCCAGCGCGCCCCACGCGCTGCTTCCGCTGCCGGGCCCCTGCCCAGGTTTCCGACACCATCCTCTCGGATGGAAGCCTCGAGCTCCCTTCCGCGAGCACGGCGCGCGCAGCCCGCCTCTCGCGGCTCGGTCGCCCCGTTCGCCTCGCGCTCCTTTCCTGCTCCAAGTCCAAGCGCACCAGGGCCTCTCGAGCACACACCCTCTACACGGGCCCATTCTTTCGCGCCGCATTCGACGTCGCCGCCGCCTTCGCCGACGAGCTCGTCATTCTCTCCGCTCGCCATCACATCGTCGAGCCGCACCAGGTGCTCGAGCCCTACGACTACTCCTTCGCGGACATGCGCAAGCCAGAGCGGGTTGCTTGGAGGACACGTTGCACAACACTCCTCCGCCACCGCTTCCACTCCCACGCCGTCGAATGCCTCTTCCTCGGAGGCGAGGACTACCAGCTCGATTGGCACCTCCTGCCAAGGTGGACCATTCGCTCGCCGATTGACCGCGTCGTTGGTGTCGGCAATCGCATCGCCGCTCTCCGTGATTGCGTGGTAAAACTTGCAATTAAGGAGTCCGGCGCGTAG
- a CDS encoding ArdC-like ssDNA-binding domain-containing protein, with protein sequence MKKHSKTFDREAWAAERESKLDAARAALTEGIKALVTGEDWANLLRQLAHFGPLSISRYSFSNQVLLLRQNPGCSYAATFQGWKELGRSVKRGEKALLIRQPSFARRSSSAEEETSDDTGDAPRITGFRALAVFALSQTDGLELAIPPAPDVSGDEAFPQAVETLRSIALALPGAPVAAITIRETLPGESANGWYMPSSREIVVLTGSPSSPRARPAIFRTLVHELAHALLHGAGDHHARAECEVEAESTAFLVCHALNLDTGSYSFPYVAGWASHADDPVKAVERTGDRITKAARTILAALMPADTAEQLADLAA encoded by the coding sequence ATGAAGAAGCACTCGAAGACGTTTGACCGTGAAGCCTGGGCTGCTGAGCGCGAGTCGAAACTGGACGCGGCCCGCGCGGCGCTCACCGAGGGCATCAAGGCCCTCGTCACTGGCGAGGACTGGGCGAACCTGCTCCGGCAACTGGCCCACTTCGGCCCGCTCTCCATCTCCCGCTATTCCTTCAGCAACCAGGTCCTGCTTCTCCGGCAGAATCCGGGATGCTCTTACGCCGCAACCTTCCAGGGCTGGAAGGAGCTCGGCAGGAGCGTCAAGAGGGGCGAGAAGGCCCTGCTCATCCGACAGCCTTCCTTCGCTCGTCGTTCCTCCTCGGCCGAGGAAGAGACCAGCGACGACACCGGGGACGCCCCCCGCATCACCGGCTTTCGCGCCCTCGCTGTCTTCGCCCTGTCGCAGACCGACGGGCTCGAGCTCGCAATCCCCCCTGCCCCCGACGTCAGCGGCGACGAAGCATTCCCCCAAGCCGTGGAGACGCTTCGCTCCATCGCACTCGCTCTTCCCGGAGCTCCTGTCGCCGCCATAACCATCCGGGAGACGCTGCCTGGGGAGTCCGCGAATGGCTGGTACATGCCCAGCTCTCGCGAAATCGTTGTCCTGACGGGCTCTCCGTCCTCTCCGCGGGCTCGGCCGGCCATCTTCCGCACCCTCGTGCACGAACTCGCCCATGCGCTCTTGCACGGCGCCGGCGACCACCACGCACGGGCTGAGTGCGAGGTTGAAGCAGAGTCAACCGCCTTCCTCGTCTGCCATGCCCTCAACCTCGACACCGGGAGCTATAGTTTCCCCTACGTCGCTGGATGGGCCTCCCACGCCGACGACCCCGTCAAGGCCGTCGAGCGCACAGGGGACCGCATCACCAAGGCAGCCCGGACGATTCTCGCGGCGCTGATGCCGGCCGACACCGCCGAGCAGCTCGCCGACCTCGCGGCCTGA
- a CDS encoding ParB/RepB/Spo0J family partition protein translates to MGEKTNQMKAIVSKRLEGGPLTLDDANSTVASGGMNLRLISLDDLVASPEQARKFFDDDKLFEQACSFLASGLLQPINVCPETAELGRPTGKFYIVAGERRTRSWKMIREATRDAEKAAQFAARAIRMFGEAVGSEHAKRWAALPGDKDAVAKYAAIPAVVQAEAKDRGALIVDGLIENVMRENLRALDEADQIAKAVAPVEQDGAGYTAEQLATRMAKDIQYVRRRIQLAAIPSVIRKAMTEGVLVTKRDEDGKKAMRGEGEEAEVVKERRTIEDMSVALELAKLYALMTKGLDAPQQKKHRQAAEDRFAGVLDEALSRKWGVRKLEDVRKEFAENGGRGRRKPAGDSAQEGEGDAQKSAKRAWTDDEKTFAVRLDKVAALGATEKAALRTRLEELLRLLG, encoded by the coding sequence GTGGGTGAGAAAACGAATCAGATGAAAGCCATCGTGAGCAAGCGACTCGAGGGCGGGCCACTGACGCTCGATGATGCGAATTCGACTGTGGCCAGCGGCGGGATGAACCTTCGCCTCATCAGTCTCGACGACCTCGTCGCGAGCCCGGAGCAGGCTCGAAAGTTCTTTGATGACGACAAGCTGTTCGAGCAGGCCTGTTCGTTTCTTGCGAGCGGCCTGCTTCAGCCAATCAACGTCTGTCCGGAGACGGCAGAGCTTGGCCGGCCGACCGGCAAGTTCTATATCGTTGCCGGCGAGCGGAGGACCCGAAGCTGGAAGATGATTCGGGAAGCTACGCGCGATGCCGAGAAGGCAGCGCAATTCGCAGCACGCGCCATCCGAATGTTCGGGGAGGCCGTTGGCAGTGAGCACGCGAAGCGCTGGGCCGCACTCCCAGGCGACAAGGATGCTGTCGCGAAGTACGCAGCCATTCCGGCAGTCGTTCAAGCAGAGGCAAAGGACCGGGGTGCGCTCATCGTCGACGGCCTCATCGAGAATGTCATGCGTGAGAATCTTCGCGCGCTTGACGAGGCGGACCAGATTGCAAAGGCTGTCGCGCCAGTTGAACAGGACGGGGCAGGATATACCGCAGAGCAGTTGGCAACGCGAATGGCGAAAGACATCCAGTACGTTCGCCGAAGAATCCAGCTCGCCGCAATCCCGTCTGTAATCCGAAAGGCAATGACGGAAGGCGTCCTTGTCACCAAGCGCGACGAAGACGGGAAGAAGGCAATGAGGGGGGAGGGCGAGGAGGCGGAGGTCGTGAAGGAGCGTCGTACCATCGAAGACATGAGCGTCGCGCTTGAGCTGGCGAAGCTCTATGCCCTGATGACGAAGGGCCTGGATGCGCCTCAGCAGAAGAAGCATCGACAGGCCGCCGAGGACCGATTCGCCGGAGTGCTCGATGAGGCCCTCTCCCGCAAATGGGGCGTTAGGAAGTTGGAAGACGTCAGGAAGGAGTTCGCTGAGAATGGCGGTCGCGGGAGGAGAAAACCCGCTGGCGATTCCGCACAGGAAGGGGAGGGGGACGCGCAGAAGAGCGCTAAGCGAGCCTGGACCGACGACGAAAAGACGTTCGCTGTCAGGCTCGACAAGGTCGCTGCCCTCGGCGCGACGGAGAAGGCGGCGCTGCGCACCCGC
- a CDS encoding ParA family protein, with the protein MAKRTRQISFVNNRGGVAKSTSASNVAVGLAMKGARVLLIDADASGGATVALGLAEEAELDTGLYTTADFMSGATFAPIKNCMLPGLDFLPATNRISFLEAELYVAGTSGNKRLAESLSRIPNDYDYILVDSPPHLGAIMANVVIAAPEILIPVKMDLGSVPQTLKLHDYVKGLKTTLQPRLSILGVLPTFFVERDTTPKELLSQMKELFGAKMFDTMIHQSRAVANAFGVGRPILLANPNNRGAEEYRSLVEEIISRG; encoded by the coding sequence GTGGCGAAGAGGACGCGGCAGATCAGTTTCGTCAACAACCGAGGCGGGGTAGCGAAGTCGACGTCGGCCAGCAACGTGGCAGTGGGCTTGGCGATGAAGGGCGCAAGGGTTCTCCTCATCGACGCGGATGCATCAGGGGGTGCCACCGTGGCTCTCGGCTTGGCCGAGGAAGCAGAGCTCGACACCGGCCTCTACACGACGGCCGACTTCATGTCGGGTGCTACGTTCGCACCAATCAAGAACTGCATGTTGCCGGGACTCGACTTCCTTCCGGCGACGAACAGGATTTCCTTTCTCGAGGCTGAGCTTTACGTAGCAGGAACATCCGGCAACAAGCGCCTCGCGGAGTCGCTCTCGCGAATCCCGAATGACTACGACTACATTCTCGTCGACTCACCCCCACACCTCGGGGCGATCATGGCGAACGTCGTAATCGCAGCGCCGGAGATCTTGATTCCGGTGAAAATGGACCTCGGGTCCGTGCCGCAGACTCTCAAGCTCCACGACTACGTGAAGGGACTCAAGACGACGCTACAGCCACGACTGAGCATCCTTGGCGTGCTGCCGACCTTCTTCGTTGAGCGCGACACAACCCCCAAGGAATTGCTGTCGCAGATGAAAGAGCTGTTTGGAGCAAAGATGTTCGACACAATGATTCACCAGTCGCGGGCCGTCGCAAATGCCTTTGGAGTCGGGCGACCCATTCTTCTGGCAAATCCCAACAACCGCGGAGCGGAAGAGTATCGTTCGCTCGTGGAGGAGATTATCAGCCGTGGGTGA